ACTAAAGCTGTAGATAAAGCTTATGCTACAATTAACGATACTTTACTTTACACTATAGTAGTTAAAAATGAAGGTAATGTAACCTGCTCCAATATTTCACTTCAGGATATAATTCAAAGTGATGCTGCTTTTGTAGCTGGTTCTGTAACTATAAATGATACTGCTAAACCAAATTTAAATCCTAATACCGGTTTTAATTTGGGTGATATAGCAAAAGGTGCTTCAACAACCGTAACCTTTAATGTTACTGTAAAATCACTTCCAACTAACTATTATATAAGAAATAATGCATCTACAAATTACAGTTATCTAGTTGATCCAACTAAAACTGCACTTTCTTCATCATCTACAAGTAATACTGTTACAACTCAAATAAATGTTGGAATGCTTTCTGTAACTAAACAAACTAGTAAAACCTACGCTACACTTGATGATATAATAACCTATACTACAACTATAATTAATACGGGTAATACCAATACAGAATATATAAACTTTAGAGATGTAATACCAAGCGGTTTAACCTTTGTTACGGATTCTGTTCAAATAAACGGAATTATTAAACCTGGACTTAATCCTTATCAAAGTTTCACTTTGGGAACTATACTTCCTGGTGATACTGTAATAGTTAAGTTTAATACCAAAATAACCTCTCTACCTTCTCCTAATATTGTAAAAAATATAGCTAATATAGTTTTCTCTTATAAAATTGACCCAACTAAGGACTATATAGTTACAGAAAAAGATAGTAACTCTGTTACAACTCAAATAAATGTTGGAAATTTAACCCTTACTAAAACCGTAGACAAAGCTTATGCACAAATAAATGACACTCTGGTCTATACAATAAAAGTTGCTAATACTGGTAATGTGGATGTCCAAAATGTATTGTTCACAGATCCATTACCTAGTGCTGCTTCATTTGTAACTGGCTCTGTAACTATAGATGGTACTACTCAACCTGACTATGATCCTACTTCTGGTTTCAATTTAGGAACTATAGCAACCTTAAGCTCAATTACAATAAGCTTTAAGGTAACTGTAAACTCGCTTCCAGAAGAATACACTATAATCAATTTAGCAACCTCAACCTACTCATATAAGATAGATCCTAACGATGGACTCTACACTAAATCCACTAATTCTAACTCCGTTTCAACTATAATCGTATATGCAAATTTAAGTTCCTTAGCTGTAGTTAATCTAGCTTACGCTACTATAGGCGATACTTTAAGCTACACTATAAACTTAAAAAATACCGGAAACACAACTGTAAGTTCTTTATACTTCTTAAACAATTTATCACAAGGGGCAACCTTTACTCCTGGAACTGTGGCTATTGATGGTGTTATTAATACAAATTTAAATCCAATAACAGGCTTCAGTCTTCCAGATATAATATCAGGACACACTACAGTTATAACCTTTAATACCAAAGCAACAACTCTTACAACACCACCTATAGTAACTGATTACGCAACCTTTAATGGTGTATACAAAGTAGATCCTAACGGCATCGATTATCAAGTAAGCACAACTTCAAATACTGTTTCAACTCAAATAAATGTTGGAAATCTTACTAATATAAAAGCTGTAGACACTATGTACGCTAAAGTTTATGATACTTTAACCTATACAAACACAATAACAAATGTAGGAAATATAACTGCTTTAAATACTTGGTTCTTTGATAATCTTCAAGCAGAAGCTCAATTTATTGCTGGAACTGTAAGTATTAATAATGTAGTTTATCCTGCTTTAAATCCTGTTAATGGTTTTACTCTTGGAGACTTGACTGTAGGTACTGTTGTGACGGTTTCCTTTGAGGTTAAAATAACAGCTCTCCCTGTTACCGCACAAATAGTTAATAACTCTAATACAACCTTTAACTATAAGATAGATCCTTCTGGTAATTCCACAACAAAAACAATTTCATCAAATAATGTTATTACAAATGTGGTTAAAGGTGAAATTACTTCTACAAAAACTGTTGACAAATCTATTGCTACCATAGGTGATATTTTAACCTACACTATCAATTTAACTAATACTGGAAATGTTATCGCAAGTAATCTTTTATTTCAAGATACACCTTCAAATGGTGCTTCCTTTAATACTGGAAGCGTAATTGTAAATGGAACGCAAGAACCAACCTTTGATCCTACTAAAGGTTTCACGCTTAGTAGTTTAGGTATTGGTAATGTAACTACAATACAATTTACAGCTACAGTTAACGCTGTACCTGATAGTAATAAGATTACAAACCAAGCCATAACAACCTTTAAGTTTCTAGTTGATCCAAAAGGAAGTCCTGTTAATGGTTCATCCTATTCCAATACTACAACCACAAACGTAGCTCTAGGAAACTTAACTGTAACAAAAGCTGTTGACAAAAACTTTGCAACAATTGGTGATACTTTAACCTATACAATCGTAATTAAAAATACAGGAAACATTGACACAAGTAATGTTGAGTTCTTGGATTATACGCCTAAAAATACAACCTTTATTATAAATTCTGTAACTGTAAATGGAGTAAGTAAACCTGGTCTTAATCCATCTGTTGGTTTCGATCTAGGTACTATGAATCCTGGGCAAATAATAACTGTAATATACAAAGTTACAGTTGATTAGAAATTAAAAAGTGCGAGTTGATTTTTTTCAGCTCGCATTACATAAGTATATTGCTATTGGATATTTACTAACCCCTTATAATAAACTTAATTTAATACTGTCTTCTTGTAAAAATTCGCTTAAATTATCCCTATTGTCTCTTACTATCCATCTTTTAAATGCTGAAAAAGGTGAGTTCGATTTTAAATATTTTTTTATTAATTCTTTGGCATCCTTCTTATCTTCACCATCTGATTCTTTATAGTTATTTATAGCATCAATAAATCGTCCTATTTCATCTCTCAATTCTTTTTTTATTGCGAAACATTCTAATTTTTTCATTTCGGTTGTCCCATTATAAACATTTCTCAATAATTCCACGGTTTCATCTATTTCAGTGGTATGTTTTAAAGCGGTTACTTCTATTCTTTCTTCCCAAGAAAAATTACCGATTTTCCTAAAAGCAATTAATTCATCTACCTCAACTTTTGTACAATCTAATATATTTTCATAATTATCTGATTTAATATTGTTACAATGTGCACATGCTAAAAATAGGTTTTGCCAATCAAACTTCAAATCTTTATTTACATTTTTGTGAGGTCTTAGATGCTCTATATTATATGAAGTAATATTTTTATTCTCGCATATATAACATTTGTTATTAAATACTATTTTTAAAGCATCTAAAACTTCCTTTTTATTATAGCTTCCATTTAGTTTGTTTTTTTCTTCTTCTAAGACTTTGGGTGCTTCTATTGTCCTATCTATTCTGATCATTTAACTTCTTCCTTTTCTCTTCTATTTCGTTAAATTCAGATTTTAGTTCTTTTGCTAAATCATTTGATGCGTTTTTTAATTCTATTCTTAATTCCGCTCTATGTGCACGTTCTTCTTCATTTAAATCATTTCTAAAAGCAAGCTTTTTGTATTCAGCTATTTTATCTTTTAATTCTTGTGAATAACTATCAACTTCAAAGTATCCTTCCACTATACCATCATAGGAGTAATTTGATAGATTTTCCAACCTAATTTTCTTTTCTAAATCATATATTACTGCATTATCTACAGAGTTTAATACAAATGGAGAATGAGTTGTAACTATAAATTGTATATTAGAGAAAAACTCAGTTAAGAACGGAAGTATCTTCTTTTGAAGTTCTATATGAAGATGTGTTTCCAACTCATCAATCATTACAATTCCTTCAGTATCAAATACATAATTTCTCTTTTCACTTGCTCTATTTTTATCCATTCTTAATATTAAATCTGATACTATATTTAAAATTGATGAATATCCATCTGATAATTCATTTAACCCGTAAGGTTCTCTTCCCTCTTGAAGTATCTTAAAATTATAATTTCTATAATCAAATTTCAACTTAATACTGTTATCTCCTAATATGACCTTTAATGCATTTTCTAGTCTGTTAAACCATGCCTCTATATTAGCGACAACTTCTAAATCATTTTCATTTCTTGCAAAAGACTGTTGAGTTTTTAAATCCACAAGATATTTCACAAAAATATTACTTGGATTTTCATTTAAAGAATAGGTTTCTTTTAATTTTAATTTTTCAACTCCATTAGGTATTTCAACGGTTGTTTTCCTGTTAGCACCATAGTACGCTAAAATAAATTTCCCTTGATCATAAAATGTACAGTATTCATTTTCATCGCCAAAAAAACTTAAATCCACTTGACTATTTCCAATATTATTTAATAAATAATAACATTGTTTTAATTCATTTTGTATTTTAAGCTTTTTATCTTCACTGATCTCACCTTTTAATTTAAATGATAAGTTTTTAATTTGGTTTTGATATATTCTTAGAGTTTTAACAGAACCCCCTTGTATACATATCATCCAACTTTTAATAGCAGCTAATGTGCTTGTTTTTCCAACTCCATTTTTACCTGTTAATAACAGATGCTTACGTTCACTTTGACTCAACTCTATATCAATATTTTCTAAATGTCTTAATTTATCTATCCTGATTTTAGTAATGTAATGATTTTTCAAATTAACACCACCTTAATAATTTTAATTTAACTATTATCAATTGTTGCTTTATATACTGCCAATTACATAAAATAAATTATATCATAAATTAGTCTACTATTCTTATTTACATTAAAATAGGGAAATATCATTTATGTCCCTTATCTCCTTGATCTTAAACATATTCTAACAATAACGAATTTATAAACTAAAAAAAGCATATAACCTTCATTTTAAGCTTACATGCCTTCAATTTCCAATCTTTATAATTAAGCAGTTGGAAATAACTATATTAAGTTTGTCTAAAACAAAGTAATCAATATTCTCATTTAACATTTCAATATTAATTTCTCTAAAATAATTCACACCTTTAGGAACTTCCATTATTGTTGAAAACCCCTTTACACAGCTATAACAAATTAATTTACATTTATGAATGTACTTTATTTTATATTCTACAACTCCTAAAAATAGCACCTTCTCTGCCTTTAGATTAAGACATTCATCTAAAACTTTTTTATTCTTTGTATTTATAACTTTTGCATCTACAGCTTTAATATTGGTTTCAACTTTCACAATACTATCTATTGATCCTTTACATCTAGGTATATTAATTTTATTTTTCACTATAAATTCTTTAAATAAATTACGTTTTAATATAGTATCAACAACATTACTGTAAATTGAGATTCTTATTGGTTTTTCTTCTATATTATATATACACTCAAAAGTAACCTCTGCCATATTTTTAATTATATCTAGTTTACACTTTTCATTTATTACTACTTTATATGAAATCTCAACCTTTTCATCTTCTTCAATTTCCCCTATAAATATTAAGCCCTCAACATTAGTACAGCGATAAAGTTCATGATTAATATGCAAAGAATTATAAATAAAGTTTATACCTTCAGGTAAAAAATCTCTTAACAATAACTTCTCTATTTTTCCGCCACTAACATTATGAATTTCTATCTTATAAGATAAAATATCATAAAATAAACTACAGCTTTTGTTAACCCACATCTTTATTATAAGCGGTTTTTCTACTATAGTAGTTACAACTTTATTTGAGAATGTAGTTTTAGTTATTACAGAAGTATCTTTTGATAACCTATATTTAAAATCCACTTGAACAATATTAACTATTCTCAAATAACTCATCACCTCTATTATAAGCTATCAAAGTATTTTATTGATTTTCCGCTTATTTTTCTTCTAATATATATTCATCTATATACTGTAATAAAATAACTGAACTTATTAAAATATCATGTTTAGTAATGGGTCTTACTATAACTTCTTCTATTAAATATCTTAAATTTACTTCTTTATCTTCACAAATTTCTCTTGGTACCACAATAAATTCACTAAAAGGTATTTTTATATTTTTCATAGCTTTATCTTCATATTTACATTTTCCATGTAACAATAAATTCACATTTAAAATTCCTAATATTACAAGCTTTTTACCTGTTAAATGTTGTCCTTCAATAGATATACCTATTGGTGTATTAATAAGCTTTGCAGATACAATGTCGATTCTTGAAGTATAATTAATTTCCTCCTTTAAATTTATATTACTATTAGGAAAATGTACTGTTTTATAGATATTGAATTGTTTAAAATAATTTATATTATCTATGTCTATAATTTCAGCGGCATTTAACTTCATATCTTTTCACCCTATCTTTAATCTTTATACTATATTTTATGTTGAAACTAAATTTTGTGATGAATACTTTAAAAGCACTTAATAAAAAATCGACTGACTTTGATACTTATCAGTCGATTTTATCATTATAAATTTATTACTAAATCCTCTAATTTATTAATCACTTTCACCTTATTTTCCACTAATACTTCTTGTGTTCTATTTAACCAAATACCCTTGAATCCTGCATTTTCACAAGATATTATATCCGTATTAAAATTATCACCTATATAATAACATTGTTGTGGTTTTTCATTAACTTTTTCACAAGCACTAATAAATATTTTTATATCAGGCTTTGAAATTCCCAGTTCTCCTGATGTAATAATATTTGAAAAATACTTTTTAATTTTCATTCTTTCTAACTTTAATAATTGTTGATTAAAATCACCATTACTTATAATGCCGAGTTTATAACTTCTTGATAACTCTTTTAAACATGGTATTACATCATCAAATGGTCTCCAATTATTTTCATAATTACTCAAATAAATTTTAAACTTTTCTTCTGCTTCTTCATCTGTAAGCTTTATGTTTGAATAGGAAAATATACCTTTTATTCTGTTAATACGCTGCTCCTTAAATGTAATTTTACCTTTTAAATAAATATTGAAGTATTCATCTGATATTTCGCACCAAATTTTATAGAATTCTTCTCTTCCAATTTTAAAATTTTCTTTATAAATCTCATAGAATTCTTTAACACCTAATAATTCAGCCTGCTTATGATCTAATAGTGTTCCATCTATATCGAAAAATATCATTTTACACCTCTTAACATTTTTGAGAAAGTAATTTTTCTGGGTTATAATAATAACTTTTGTTTTCTTTTTGAGAAAGTTCTTTTCTTAGTTAAAGAAGGATAATGGACTTCGTCCAAACCTCATGTATGTTTAGAATCATAATGGGCTTTCGTCCAAACCCCTTATATTAGATTTTGTCTTTTCTTACTTTCTATTATTTTTTGAGAAAGTGATTTTTCTGGGTTATAGAAGGATAATGGGCTTTCGCCCAAACCCCTTATATTAGATTTTGTCTTTTCTTACTTTCTATTATTTTTTTGAGAAAGTGATTTTTCTGGGTTATAGAAGGATAATGGGCTTTCGCCCAAACCCCTTATGGGTTTACTTTGAATCTTTGTACTACGTTGTTTAGCTTTAGGGCAAGTTCTGCTTGGGTTTGTGATGTTATTGCTACTTGTTCTATTGCTTTTGAGGTTTCGTTTATGCTTTCTCTTATAAATTGTGATTTTTCGGAGGATTTTTTGCTGGTTTCTGACATTCCTTTAACTGCTCCATTTACCTGATTTATTGTTACCCTAAGATTCTCTGACATAAGTGCTACCTGTTCAGACATAGAGCTTACAAACTGAGAGTCAGAGTAATAATCTTTTCCCATATCCTTAAAGCTTGTTAATTCTTCTCGTATATCCTTATCAATAAACTGAAGTATTTCTTTACTATCAATTTGCATACTTTTAAATGCCTCTTGAACCTTTGAAATGGTGTTATATATTTCTTCAACTGCCTTTGATGATTCCTCCGATAATTTTCTTATTTCATCTGCTACAACCGAAAAGCCTTTCCCCATTTCTCCTGCTCTCGCCGATTCTATAGCTGCATTAAGTGCTAACAAATTTGTTTGCTCTGATATATTTCCAATGGTATCTGCCATTACTCTTATATTTTCAACTACTTTTCCCTTTTCAATTGATTCTAGTATTTTTTTCTCTTTCTTTTCATATACATCTTGTATTCTTTTTATTGATATGTCACTTTGATCTTGAGCCCTCTCAGCTCTTTTTTTAGCTTCTGTTGAATTAGAATTTCCGTCTCCAGCTTTACTTGATAATTTACTTACACTCATATCTACTGCTTGTACAGATGAACTTATTTCTTCTGACGTCATACTATTGCTTTGTATTTCATTTACAATACTCTCAACTTCATCATTCATCGCTTGAATTTTTGAGGATATTTCCTGGGTTGTAGCGGATAGTTCTTCACTTGAAACTCCCATTTCATCTGCATTCTTATATATTACCTTTACTAGTTCCTGCATGGCTTCTACCGCTTTATTTAAAGATTCACCTAACATTCCTATTTCATCCTTGCTATCTACTTTAAAAGTTTTGGTAAGATCTCCATTACCAAAACTTTCTACAAATTTACTAATTCTTTTAAGTCTTTTAGAAATAAATATTGCAAGCATGGATCCCATGGCTATTGCTACAACAGCATCTAAAACTATTATCCCTATAAAAATATAAAATGAGCTGTAATATGTTGACTTATTCTGATTATTAGCTTTATCTGTTTGATTTGTTTTTACTGATATATTTTTATTGATATCATTACTTAGCTTATCCCTGAGTTGTGATAACTGACCAAATTCATTTTTAGCTTCATCCGTACTACTTAAATTCATGTAATCTAACACTCTTGAATATGTATTTCTGTACTCTAGCAAGTCCTCATTTACAGCATTAAATATTTGTTTTTCATCGTTTGATAATAAATTTTGATTATAATAATTCATATCCGCATCAATTTTTGTAGACTTTTCTGAAATTTCTCTTTCTAAATTATTAGTTTCATCACTGGAATTATTATCATATGTAATCTTTAATATGTCATATCTAATATCAGCAACATTTTGCTTTATATCATCTAATTTCTTTATAGCTGCAAAACTATAATCATGCATTTGCAGACCATTTTTGTACATCTGATTTGCATTTTTTATACCTATACCTCCAACCACAAGTATAAATATTATCATAACAAAATATGTAGACATTAACTTAGGTGCCATTTTGAGATTTTTAAACCACTTCAATAAAACTACCTCCTACTATATTCTTTGATTATTAGTAATAGTAAGCCCCTTATATGTAATAAATATGCATTTATAATTATAACATACAATTTTATAATATTAAATCCATCATTCTCCCAATAGCACCATTTTTATTGAGATATTTCAAATTCCTAAAAATCTAACTACTAATATTGCTACAATAATTGACGTCATATCTGCCATAACTGCTGCCCATAATGTGTGTCTTATCTTTTTTATCTTTATGGCTCCGTAATAAACTGTTATAGTATAAAATATTGTTTCTGTAGATCCCATTATTATTGATGCAATTATTCCTATATATGTATCCGCTCCATATTTTTTTAGTAGTTCTGCGAAAACTCCAATTGCTCCACTTCCAGATAAAGGTTTTACTATTATAAGTGGAACTAGTTCTGATGGAAATCCTATGATTTTAAATATTGGTTTTAATATATTTATTAAATACTGCATTGCACCTGATTCTCTAAATATAGTAACTGATAGAAGCATTGCAAGAATATAAGGAAATATATTAACACATATTCTAATTCCATCTTTAGCTCCTTCTACAAAACACTCATATACTTTTACCCTTTTTATCATACCGTATAAAACTATTGAAAATATTATAATTGGTATTAATGCTCTTGAAATATAATTCAACTTGCATTCCTCCTAAAAGTGTTTTTCAAGAATTTTGCAATAAATTATTCCCATAATAGCCGTAATTACTGATGTTATTATAGTAGGAATAACTATAACTGCTGGATTTGACGAATTTGACGCAGCCCTAATTGATATTATTGTTGTAGGTAAAAGTTGTATACATGCAGCATTTATAACAAGAAATTTTGCCATATCATTAGTTGCAGTATTCTTGTCCTTATTTACTTTTTGCATTTCTTCCATAGTTTTTATTCCAAAAGGAGTTGCAGCGTTTCCAAGTCCAAGCATATTTGAAGTTATGTTCATAACCATTGGTCCCATTACATTATTGTTTTTATTTACATCTCTAAATATTATTTTTAATATAGGTCTTAATATTATGGAAAGCTTGTCCGTAAGACCACTTTTCTCTGCAATTTTCATTACCCCACACCAAAGACACATAATTCCTAAAAGTGATATCATTAACTTAACGGAACTTTCAGTACATTGCACTATTGAGGTTGAAAGAGTTTCTCCTTTTCCTGAAAAAATTCCTACAATAGTTCCTACAAATATAAATATAAACCATATATAATTTATCAATTTTAACCTCCACTTTTTAATTACTGTATAATAGTATATGATTTATATATAATGTAATAGAATACCAAAAAATGTTTTTATAAAAACACAAAAGCCATAATTAGATTGACTAGCTAATTATGGCTTTTTACTTCTTTTAAATAATCTTATTCAATTGTTTTAAATTTCTTATAACCTTAAATTTTCTATTAAATATTTTATTATAAAAGTATGATCTTTTATCTCTGCTTAACGCAACACTTTTTATACCAAGCTCTTCTGCTCCTTTACAATTTTTAATATTATCATCGATAAATACAGCTTCCTCTGGCAAAACCCCAAGTTCAGACAGTGCTGTTTTATACATTATTTCATTTGGTTTTGTTGTACCTTTTGTTGATGATATTACAAAAGACGAAAAATATCTTCCAAACCCTGCTTTTTTAAAAACACCCTTTAGTGAAGGCCATGCATCTGAAACCACGGCCAATTTATATTTTTCACTTAACTTTGGTATTTCTGAATTAACATCACCATAGAAATCATATTTTCTATAGTTATAAACTAAATCTTTTGCAATAGCCTCAACGTCTCTATCGTTTAATTTAAGACACAAAAGTTCTTCTGAAAATACTCTATAATACTGAACAAAATACTCATATTCCTCTTTCTCTGTAACAATTAAATTTTGATTTTTCATAGCCTCATTTGCTTTTTTAAATGCTTCTTTTCTTTTTAATATTGGTATGGCCTCAAACCTTTCCCAATCTACATAATAAAAAAACTTAGGAGGAATAAACCAATTTCCTGTAACAGGCTTATTTAATACTTTTCCAGAATCCATTAAAATAGCTTTAATCATTTTTCACCCACCTAAATTCTTGATATAAAATCTACACCTTTTGCTGCATATACAATAATAAAGCTCGCTGGAATTAAGAGAATTATCGCTGCAAATGTACCTGCAACCTTACTTAAAGCCATTGCAGTAACACAATTTTTAAAATCTTCTTCTCTACACTTTTTTTCTATCACTTCCTCTGTCATAATAGACATGGCAGGATCAATAAAAATAGTCATAAGTATCTGCGCAATGCCATTTACAACTGAAGATAAAGTAACGCAGGTAGCTCTTAGATTAGGTACCATTTTAAAAGCATATATAGGCGCTAAAGCTCCAACCGTCAGAACGGCAACGGATATAAAATTATAAAGTACTATCTTTCGCGGCAACCTCCTATAATCAATTTTTTTAACACTCTCTTTAGAAGGTAGAACAGCACACTGTTTCATAGATCTAATACCCCTTCTAGTGATGCTATGTACTATAAGTTTAGGAATAGATTTCTCTACTGAAAAAAATAATACTCCCTTTGAAAACATTCTTTGAAAAGTTGGTATTAAAATTACCCCTAAAACCGAAGCTATACCTGATACCAAAATTATAATATTAAAAACATTAAGTAAATTACTAGAATATAGATTTTTTTCAGCATAGTTAGTTAAAAGTGGCTCTTGAAAAGTAACTGCTGTTCTTGATATCAATGTTAATATATTAAATACAGTAAATGAAATAGCTATTTTCCCTGTTCTAACTCCTACTAATCTAGTTGAATATGCAAGTGTTCCTATAAGTGTTATTATAAAATTAAATATCAAGATCAATAAAATCTGTATACTCAAAGCATCACTTCCTAACCTATTTCGCTGCTTAATTTATTTATCGCTGGACTTCTTACCCCTATACCTTTGTTCTTAAAAAGCCACCACGTAAAATAGTCTATATTTGTATATTCTTTTTTTAATTCATTATTTTCTAAACAATTATAAGTCTCCATTTTTAAGTCCGTTTTACCTATATCCTCTAGCCTCACATATCTTCCCTTTATTTTTTTATTAAACTTAAGCTTATTGTGTATCATTTTCAGTAAATTAACTTCACTTTCTGTAAAATCATCCTTTATAATAGTCATAAATTCTATATACTTATTTCCTTTCGAATCTCTATTTTTATATACATAAACTCCGCAGATTTTATCTTCAAAATATATTTTAAGTTGAAATTCGTATTCATAAAGTTTTGATTTAACATAATATATTTTCTTCATAATACCAAAACAAGGGTAATTAAATTTCACCTCGCTTTACACCTCCAGCTAAAACTTATTTATAAATATAGTTCACGCATAACATAAACTCAATAGTTATATAAAATCTAAACATAATCTTGCACAATATGGTATATTATATATAACGTTAGAATATAATCTTGAATAAAAATCAAGTTTAAGGAGGCTATATATGAAAAACGGCAACCTTGAAATAAAAATATTAAAAAATAAAATATACGATGAAACTTCTATTGTATTTATTCATAATTTAAAAAAATTAATACAGCTTGAAGGTACTCAAAAAAAGCTTGCTTCAAAAATAGGAGTATCTGAGGATCTGTTATCAAAATATAAATCTGGTGACACTTTTCCTTCTATAGAAACAATTTTGTATATTTGCAAACTATATCACATAACTGTAGATGAATTTCTGACTACTCCTTTAAACTCTTCATATTTTGAAGAACCAATAGAGAATAGTAATGCTCTACATGAAATTTTCAAGCTTAATTATTTTTGTTATTTTTTCGTTACAAATTCAGGAAAAAAGGCTGGAATTCATGAAGCTAAATTAAGTATAAATAAAAATAATTGTACTTTTGAGATATGTATTAAAGATAAAGTTATAAAAGAATTTAAAGGAAAATATAAAATATCAGATAATCTTATATTCTTTAATCTTTATAGTAAAGAAAATGGCTATGCTTATATAACAATGATTAAACCAAGTTTAAATAAAAGCAAATACATAGGTGGACTTGCCATGTTATCTCTTCCTTCTGACGCTAACAGCAAACCCTGCTGTCAAAAGATAATAATTAGCAGTTTTCAAATTGATAGAGCGCTTAATTATGATATTCTAAATGATTTTTTGAATTTTAATTGTGAAAAAAGTAATTTTGGAAATATAAAAATCTCAAGATATGAGGATGAGAATGTATATAATTTCATAACCAATTTAAGTGAACAAACAGTTTAAAAAATAAAACTACCCAAAACCATAGTTTAAACTAGCCATGGTTTTGGGATTAATACACTTTAATATTAAATAATCTTATAGAAGTTGATTTTATTTGACTTTCCTATCTTTTATTAAACTATTTTATTCTATCAACCTTCCATATATAAATACTAACCGC
The Clostridium felsineum DSM 794 DNA segment above includes these coding regions:
- a CDS encoding HNH endonuclease produces the protein MIRIDRTIEAPKVLEEEKNKLNGSYNKKEVLDALKIVFNNKCYICENKNITSYNIEHLRPHKNVNKDLKFDWQNLFLACAHCNNIKSDNYENILDCTKVEVDELIAFRKIGNFSWEERIEVTALKHTTEIDETVELLRNVYNGTTEMKKLECFAIKKELRDEIGRFIDAINNYKESDGEDKKDAKELIKKYLKSNSPFSAFKRWIVRDNRDNLSEFLQEDSIKLSLL
- a CDS encoding AAA family ATPase, which encodes MKNHYITKIRIDKLRHLENIDIELSQSERKHLLLTGKNGVGKTSTLAAIKSWMICIQGGSVKTLRIYQNQIKNLSFKLKGEISEDKKLKIQNELKQCYYLLNNIGNSQVDLSFFGDENEYCTFYDQGKFILAYYGANRKTTVEIPNGVEKLKLKETYSLNENPSNIFVKYLVDLKTQQSFARNENDLEVVANIEAWFNRLENALKVILGDNSIKLKFDYRNYNFKILQEGREPYGLNELSDGYSSILNIVSDLILRMDKNRASEKRNYVFDTEGIVMIDELETHLHIELQKKILPFLTEFFSNIQFIVTTHSPFVLNSVDNAVIYDLEKKIRLENLSNYSYDGIVEGYFEVDSYSQELKDKIAEYKKLAFRNDLNEEERAHRAELRIELKNASNDLAKELKSEFNEIEEKRKKLNDQNR
- a CDS encoding HAD family hydrolase; the protein is MIFFDIDGTLLDHKQAELLGVKEFYEIYKENFKIGREEFYKIWCEISDEYFNIYLKGKITFKEQRINRIKGIFSYSNIKLTDEEAEEKFKIYLSNYENNWRPFDDVIPCLKELSRSYKLGIISNGDFNQQLLKLERMKIKKYFSNIITSGELGISKPDIKIFISACEKVNEKPQQCYYIGDNFNTDIISCENAGFKGIWLNRTQEVLVENKVKVINKLEDLVINL
- a CDS encoding methyl-accepting chemotaxis protein gives rise to the protein MKWFKNLKMAPKLMSTYFVMIIFILVVGGIGIKNANQMYKNGLQMHDYSFAAIKKLDDIKQNVADIRYDILKITYDNNSSDETNNLEREISEKSTKIDADMNYYNQNLLSNDEKQIFNAVNEDLLEYRNTYSRVLDYMNLSSTDEAKNEFGQLSQLRDKLSNDINKNISVKTNQTDKANNQNKSTYYSSFYIFIGIIVLDAVVAIAMGSMLAIFISKRLKRISKFVESFGNGDLTKTFKVDSKDEIGMLGESLNKAVEAMQELVKVIYKNADEMGVSSEELSATTQEISSKIQAMNDEVESIVNEIQSNSMTSEEISSSVQAVDMSVSKLSSKAGDGNSNSTEAKKRAERAQDQSDISIKRIQDVYEKKEKKILESIEKGKVVENIRVMADTIGNISEQTNLLALNAAIESARAGEMGKGFSVVADEIRKLSEESSKAVEEIYNTISKVQEAFKSMQIDSKEILQFIDKDIREELTSFKDMGKDYYSDSQFVSSMSEQVALMSENLRVTINQVNGAVKGMSETSKKSSEKSQFIRESINETSKAIEQVAITSQTQAELALKLNNVVQRFKVNP
- a CDS encoding spore maturation protein — protein: MNYISRALIPIIIFSIVLYGMIKRVKVYECFVEGAKDGIRICVNIFPYILAMLLSVTIFRESGAMQYLINILKPIFKIIGFPSELVPLIIVKPLSGSGAIGVFAELLKKYGADTYIGIIASIIMGSTETIFYTITVYYGAIKIKKIRHTLWAAVMADMTSIIVAILVVRFLGI
- a CDS encoding nucleoside recognition domain-containing protein, which gives rise to MINYIWFIFIFVGTIVGIFSGKGETLSTSIVQCTESSVKLMISLLGIMCLWCGVMKIAEKSGLTDKLSIILRPILKIIFRDVNKNNNVMGPMVMNITSNMLGLGNAATPFGIKTMEEMQKVNKDKNTATNDMAKFLVINAACIQLLPTTIISIRAASNSSNPAVIVIPTIITSVITAIMGIIYCKILEKHF
- a CDS encoding HAD-IA family hydrolase, whose protein sequence is MIKAILMDSGKVLNKPVTGNWFIPPKFFYYVDWERFEAIPILKRKEAFKKANEAMKNQNLIVTEKEEYEYFVQYYRVFSEELLCLKLNDRDVEAIAKDLVYNYRKYDFYGDVNSEIPKLSEKYKLAVVSDAWPSLKGVFKKAGFGRYFSSFVISSTKGTTKPNEIMYKTALSELGVLPEEAVFIDDNIKNCKGAEELGIKSVALSRDKRSYFYNKIFNRKFKVIRNLKQLNKII